One Amycolatopsis thermophila DNA segment encodes these proteins:
- a CDS encoding helix-turn-helix transcriptional regulator, whose protein sequence is MPRLGTSIPLLGREPELGTLRTALRRAGSGQAGAVLLAGDAGVGKSRLLTELVTEAERDGVTVLSGRCLDVGEAGLPYLPFVEALGRLGAEQRELAAQWPVLGLLLPALASPEQAGQAMERLRLFDAVHGLLSELAARHPVLLALEDLHWADVSTRDLVLFLLSRLDTQNLLVVATYRTDDLHRRHPLRPLLAEVSRLPAVGRIELGPFSAAEAVAFVSALAEGALPDTTLHAVAERSEGNAFFCEELTAAAQRGASLPGGLLELLLARVERLSPETRRVVRAVSGAAQLSEHACLREVCGLDDTALETALREAVLHNVLVPAEDGYAFRHALLREAVYDDLLPGERVRLHAGFARVAGRIGTPAALAYHSFRSHDLPTALAASVRAADEATRMHAPGEALQHLEQALQLWDAVPGPEGVAGRDELALLWSASGMAFAAGEIDRAVTYARSAVTRADLRNDPELAADARHQLATALIPFDTRRAEVSQAVGEAWDLVRDRPASVVRAKVLALRARAWVWGVPDLDVDELSGHVEQAIADARAAGAPDVEADGLVTLAAFESWRERTARSIELGTAAAERAAAIGATRVELRALHNITSNLLISRDVRGAARMSAQVWQRAERAGLGWSDVGVEGRTSELFDLYVLGDWDDALARAEVTGAPRFARARIGAYSAPILVAQGRFAEVEDLAARLADQRDDARTDVVFGIALAEAAQWRGDPLAAVAGARSVLDRIRAMSRSSVADIRWAAATGVSALADLAEQARRRGEDTGELAGAGEELAATEPASLLHVRLEARSPDTLAPTARLTADLNRLRGQDDPDAWAHAVKEAEALPYWQLLARWRWAAALLAHGDRDAAAEQIRLVHTAATELGARPLRSAVDDLARRGRLTVAGGSAPEDDVLTPRERSVLELVAGGLTNRQVGERLFISEKTASVHLSRVMAKLGAGSRAEAVSRAHQRGLLG, encoded by the coding sequence GTGCCTCGCCTCGGAACTTCGATCCCGCTGCTCGGCCGTGAACCCGAACTGGGCACCCTGCGCACGGCGCTGCGCCGCGCCGGATCGGGGCAGGCGGGCGCGGTGCTGCTGGCCGGTGACGCGGGCGTCGGCAAGTCCCGGCTGCTGACCGAACTCGTCACCGAGGCCGAGCGCGACGGCGTGACCGTGCTGTCCGGCCGTTGCCTCGACGTCGGGGAAGCCGGCCTGCCGTACCTGCCGTTCGTGGAGGCGCTCGGCCGTCTCGGCGCGGAGCAGCGGGAACTGGCCGCGCAGTGGCCCGTGCTCGGTCTGCTGCTGCCCGCACTCGCGTCGCCGGAGCAGGCGGGCCAGGCGATGGAGCGGTTGCGGCTCTTCGACGCGGTGCACGGGTTGCTCAGCGAACTCGCCGCGCGTCACCCGGTGCTGCTCGCGCTCGAGGACCTGCACTGGGCCGATGTCTCGACGCGGGACCTGGTGCTGTTCCTGCTGTCCCGGTTGGACACCCAGAACCTGCTCGTGGTGGCCACCTACCGGACCGACGACCTGCACCGCCGGCACCCGCTGCGGCCGCTGCTCGCGGAGGTGTCCCGGCTGCCCGCCGTCGGCCGGATCGAGCTGGGCCCGTTCAGCGCCGCGGAGGCGGTCGCGTTCGTGTCCGCGCTCGCCGAGGGCGCCCTGCCCGACACGACCCTGCACGCCGTGGCCGAGCGTTCCGAGGGCAACGCGTTCTTCTGCGAGGAGCTGACCGCCGCCGCGCAGCGGGGCGCGAGCCTGCCCGGCGGGCTCCTGGAGCTGCTGCTGGCGCGGGTCGAGCGGTTGAGCCCGGAAACCCGGCGGGTGGTGCGCGCGGTTTCCGGCGCCGCGCAGCTCAGTGAGCACGCGTGCCTGCGTGAGGTGTGCGGCCTCGACGACACCGCGCTGGAGACGGCGTTGCGGGAAGCCGTGCTGCACAACGTCCTCGTGCCCGCGGAGGACGGTTACGCGTTCCGGCACGCGCTGCTGCGTGAAGCGGTCTACGACGACCTGCTGCCCGGCGAACGGGTCCGCCTGCACGCCGGCTTCGCGCGGGTCGCCGGGCGGATCGGCACCCCGGCCGCGCTGGCGTACCACAGTTTCCGCAGCCACGACCTGCCGACCGCGCTCGCCGCGTCGGTGCGCGCCGCCGACGAGGCCACGCGGATGCACGCACCGGGCGAAGCGCTGCAGCACCTCGAACAGGCCCTGCAGCTGTGGGACGCGGTGCCCGGGCCGGAGGGCGTGGCCGGCCGGGACGAGCTGGCGCTGCTGTGGTCGGCGTCCGGGATGGCGTTCGCCGCCGGCGAGATCGACCGGGCCGTCACCTACGCCCGGTCCGCGGTCACCAGGGCGGACCTGCGCAACGATCCCGAGCTGGCGGCCGACGCACGCCACCAGCTGGCGACCGCGCTGATCCCGTTCGACACGCGCCGCGCCGAGGTCTCCCAGGCGGTCGGCGAGGCCTGGGACCTGGTGCGCGACCGCCCGGCGAGCGTCGTCCGCGCGAAGGTGCTGGCCCTGCGGGCCCGCGCGTGGGTGTGGGGCGTGCCCGACCTGGACGTGGACGAGCTGAGCGGCCACGTGGAGCAGGCCATCGCGGACGCGCGGGCGGCCGGGGCACCGGACGTCGAAGCCGACGGGCTGGTCACGCTCGCCGCGTTCGAGTCGTGGCGGGAGCGGACGGCTCGATCGATCGAGCTGGGCACGGCCGCCGCGGAACGGGCGGCCGCGATCGGCGCGACCCGGGTCGAGCTGCGCGCGCTGCACAACATCACCAGCAACCTGCTGATCAGCAGGGACGTGCGCGGGGCGGCGCGGATGTCCGCGCAGGTGTGGCAACGCGCGGAGCGCGCCGGGCTCGGCTGGAGCGACGTCGGCGTCGAGGGGCGCACCAGCGAGCTGTTCGACCTCTACGTGCTCGGCGACTGGGACGATGCGCTGGCCCGGGCCGAGGTGACCGGCGCGCCCCGCTTCGCGCGGGCGCGCATCGGCGCGTACTCGGCGCCGATCCTGGTCGCCCAGGGCCGGTTCGCCGAGGTCGAGGACCTCGCGGCGCGCCTGGCCGACCAGCGCGACGACGCCCGCACCGACGTCGTGTTCGGCATCGCGCTCGCCGAGGCCGCGCAGTGGCGCGGTGACCCGCTCGCGGCCGTCGCCGGGGCCCGGTCCGTGCTCGACCGGATCCGCGCGATGTCCCGTTCCAGCGTGGCCGACATCCGGTGGGCCGCCGCGACGGGTGTGTCGGCGCTGGCCGACCTCGCCGAGCAGGCCCGGCGCCGCGGGGAGGACACCGGCGAGCTGGCCGGTGCGGGGGAGGAGCTGGCCGCCACCGAGCCTGCCTCATTGCTGCACGTCCGGCTGGAGGCACGCAGCCCGGACACGCTCGCGCCCACCGCCCGGCTCACCGCCGACCTGAACCGCCTGCGCGGGCAGGACGATCCGGATGCCTGGGCGCACGCGGTGAAGGAGGCCGAGGCGCTGCCCTACTGGCAGCTGCTCGCCCGGTGGCGGTGGGCCGCGGCCCTGCTCGCGCACGGCGATCGGGATGCCGCCGCCGAGCAGATCCGCCTCGTGCACACGGCGGCGACGGAACTGGGTGCGCGGCCGCTGCGGTCGGCGGTCGACGACCTGGCGCGCCGTGGGCGCCTGACCGTCGCCGGCGGATCCGCGCCGGAGGACGACGTGCTGACCCCGCGCGAGCGGTCGGTGCTGGAACTGGTGGCCGGCGGGCTCACCAACCGCCAGGTGGGCGAGCGGCTGTTCATCAGCGAGAAGACGGCGAGCGTGCACCTGTCGCGGGTCATGGCCAAGCTGGGCGCGGGGAGCCGGGCCGAGGCCGTCTCACGCGCGCACCAGCGCGGACTGCTCGGTTAG
- a CDS encoding NAD(+)/NADH kinase produces the protein MASVSRIGLVVHGGKEAARRTAGEVRAWAAGRGVQCTDIDVWDDFDGHRRHAKEEAERAGNPDLIVTVGGDGTFLRGVRVAAPAEALVLGINVGRVGFLTEVATEDVITALEAVNDGAFHVDSRMTLTMCASRPLSIPKGIEPMLRYGRGPALPPPTARRELADGAGIQLDVLGLNDIVVEKLARDRQASLAVYVDGTQFAVYSTDAFVVASSTGSTAYSFSAGGPIVSPGLDALVFTPVAPHMVFNRSVVLAPQQRVGIRVLEQSGEAAVSVDGQLRGVLEPGDWITVQAASRRARLVRFDEPDFLCRVRDRFGLADSAAALADERRPR, from the coding sequence ATGGCTTCGGTATCCCGCATCGGCCTGGTCGTGCACGGCGGCAAGGAGGCCGCGCGGCGCACGGCTGGTGAGGTGCGCGCCTGGGCGGCCGGCCGGGGTGTCCAGTGCACCGACATCGACGTGTGGGACGACTTCGACGGACACCGCCGGCACGCCAAGGAGGAGGCCGAGCGCGCGGGCAACCCGGACCTGATCGTCACCGTCGGCGGCGACGGCACGTTCCTGCGCGGGGTGCGCGTCGCGGCACCGGCGGAGGCGCTGGTGCTCGGGATCAACGTCGGCCGCGTCGGGTTCCTCACCGAGGTCGCGACCGAGGACGTGATCACGGCGCTGGAGGCGGTCAACGACGGCGCCTTCCACGTCGACTCCCGCATGACGCTGACCATGTGCGCGTCCCGCCCGCTGAGCATCCCGAAGGGCATCGAGCCGATGCTGCGCTACGGCCGTGGCCCGGCGCTGCCGCCACCGACCGCGCGGCGGGAACTCGCCGACGGCGCGGGAATCCAGCTGGACGTGCTGGGCCTCAACGACATCGTGGTGGAGAAGCTGGCCCGCGACCGCCAGGCGAGCCTCGCCGTCTACGTCGACGGCACGCAGTTCGCCGTCTACTCGACGGACGCGTTCGTGGTGGCCTCCTCGACCGGGTCCACCGCCTACAGCTTCTCCGCGGGCGGCCCGATCGTCTCGCCCGGGCTGGACGCGCTGGTGTTCACGCCGGTCGCGCCGCACATGGTGTTCAACCGCAGCGTCGTGCTCGCGCCGCAGCAGCGGGTCGGCATCCGGGTGCTCGAGCAGTCCGGCGAGGCCGCGGTGAGCGTCGACGGGCAGTTGCGCGGGGTGCTGGAGCCGGGCGACTGGATCACCGTGCAGGCGGCGAGCCGCCGGGCGCGGCTGGTCCGCTTCGACGAGCCGGACTTCCTGTGCCGGGTGCGGGACCGCTTCGGGCTGGCCGATTCGGCGGCCGCGCTCGCCGACGAACGGCGGCCGCGGTGA